The following are encoded in a window of Nibricoccus aquaticus genomic DNA:
- a CDS encoding SulP family inorganic anion transporter produces the protein MPTPENAAAAVDQLQRFSKRWVRERFPLGDELRTYNWVKLKADLIAGATVSLVSIPQAIGFALIVGLPPLMVIMSVIIGGFVAALFSSSRHLVFGPTNSISIILAATIYSMSDVGALSPAQITLLLALLIGAFQLIAGLTQLGKLTQFISRSVIIAYSTAVGLLLAAGQIPHLLGIVAGERGNFVDGLVHAAVSLAALDFNPYAALMGGATLLLFWAIEHFFPKLPAELFGLVFLSLFTKYGGLAQLGIHTIQDEGALAVAVPSFLGMPLESANPSVISPLLGAALAISLLGMLEAVSISKTLAAKSGQRLDSNQELVAMGLANVANSFYGAMPGSASFARSGANYHSGGRTQIAALSSSLMVLAALFFVAPLINFIPVPSLAAHLIRIGWKLVHRDQIRIALRATRSDAIVFTATIAAAFFLKLDTAIYVGIGASLILFLRKASAPSLVEYSFSDSGTLTELDDRKQRRNNAISIVHVEGELFFGAADLFQEQVRYLADDGDIRVVILRMKNARHLDATSVMSLLQLHEYLQKSGRHLLVSGINPDVEKVLRASGAWEKLGAENIFPAEANLTASTKKALLRASHLLQTTKADVRIFYDRKKQSEQGGDAKSFPDDKGKLEDYAI, from the coding sequence TGATCGTGGGATTGCCGCCGTTGATGGTGATCATGTCGGTGATCATCGGGGGATTTGTGGCGGCGCTGTTCAGTTCGTCGCGGCATCTGGTTTTTGGACCGACGAATTCGATCAGCATCATCCTGGCGGCGACGATTTATTCGATGAGCGATGTCGGGGCGCTTAGCCCGGCGCAGATAACGCTGCTGCTGGCGTTGCTGATCGGTGCGTTTCAACTGATCGCGGGACTGACGCAGCTGGGGAAGCTGACGCAGTTCATTTCGCGCTCTGTAATCATCGCCTACAGCACGGCGGTCGGGTTGCTGCTGGCTGCGGGACAAATCCCTCACTTGTTAGGAATCGTGGCGGGGGAGCGCGGGAACTTCGTGGACGGGCTGGTCCATGCGGCGGTGAGCCTGGCGGCACTGGATTTCAATCCGTACGCGGCGCTCATGGGCGGCGCGACGCTGCTGTTGTTCTGGGCGATCGAACATTTTTTCCCGAAGTTGCCGGCGGAGTTGTTCGGATTGGTTTTTCTGTCGCTGTTCACGAAATACGGCGGGCTGGCGCAGTTGGGGATTCACACGATCCAGGATGAAGGGGCGCTGGCGGTGGCTGTGCCGTCGTTTCTGGGGATGCCGCTGGAGTCGGCGAATCCGTCGGTGATCTCGCCGCTGCTGGGTGCGGCGCTGGCGATTTCATTGTTGGGAATGCTGGAGGCGGTCTCGATCTCGAAGACGCTGGCGGCGAAGTCGGGGCAGCGGCTGGACTCGAATCAGGAGCTTGTGGCGATGGGGCTGGCGAACGTCGCGAATAGTTTCTACGGGGCGATGCCGGGCTCGGCGTCGTTTGCGCGCAGCGGAGCGAATTACCACAGTGGCGGGCGCACGCAGATCGCGGCGCTTTCAAGCAGTTTGATGGTGCTGGCGGCGCTGTTTTTCGTCGCGCCGTTAATTAACTTCATCCCTGTGCCGAGTCTGGCGGCGCACTTGATCCGCATCGGCTGGAAGCTGGTGCATCGCGACCAGATCCGCATCGCGCTGAGAGCGACGAGGTCGGATGCGATCGTGTTCACGGCGACGATCGCGGCGGCGTTTTTCCTCAAGCTCGATACGGCGATCTACGTGGGTATCGGTGCATCGCTGATCCTGTTTTTGCGCAAGGCGAGCGCGCCTTCGCTGGTGGAGTATAGTTTTAGCGACAGCGGAACGTTGACGGAGTTGGACGATCGCAAGCAGAGACGGAATAACGCGATCTCGATCGTGCACGTGGAAGGCGAATTGTTTTTCGGGGCGGCGGATTTGTTTCAGGAGCAGGTGCGGTATCTGGCGGACGATGGCGATATTCGCGTGGTGATTTTACGCATGAAGAACGCGCGCCATCTAGATGCGACGTCGGTGATGTCTCTGCTACAGCTGCACGAGTATTTGCAGAAGAGCGGCCGGCATTTGCTGGTGAGCGGAATCAACCCGGATGTGGAGAAGGTGCTCCGTGCGAGCGGCGCGTGGGAGAAGCTGGGGGCGGAGAATATTTTCCCGGCGGAGGCGAATCTGACGGCGAGCACCAAGAAGGCGCTGCTGCGGGCGTCGCATCTGCTCCAGACGACGAAGGCGGATGTGCGGATTTTCTACGACCGGAAGAAGCAGAGCGAGCAAGGCGGAGACGCGAAGAGTTTCCCTGACGACAAGGGGAAGCTGGAGGATTACGCGATCTGA